The following are encoded in a window of Paenibacillus polymyxa genomic DNA:
- a CDS encoding methyltransferase domain-containing protein, producing MHMLRWPATGIALVCPICKSKLNTSDQMLVCGECAVSYFFGDGGVPFMLADLQEQESGETAVLKKDIMKMFTNYNRSLDESGFSRFSTFINWGFASEFNQAPASVNRNSIRLLQECLDGLYLEDKNILEVACGRGGGVRELCRSYGVRSVVGLDLTEANIAFCQLTNRFPNAYFCVGDAERLPIGSSCCDFVLNMEASDLYPSIKSFYDEVFRVLKPGGTFVYADDLPTWKFDDGERYLLELGFELLISRDITGEVLLSSDQVLKNRIAAFGTEDQMDTAIWKTMGVPGTSLYDEMKSGERQYKIMHFRKRAHHNV from the coding sequence ATGCATATGCTTCGTTGGCCGGCAACCGGCATTGCCTTAGTATGTCCTATTTGCAAGTCAAAGCTAAACACATCGGATCAGATGTTGGTGTGCGGGGAGTGCGCGGTCAGTTACTTCTTCGGTGATGGTGGTGTTCCGTTTATGCTGGCTGATCTGCAAGAGCAGGAAAGCGGGGAAACTGCAGTCCTCAAAAAGGATATCATGAAGATGTTCACTAACTATAATCGGTCCTTGGACGAGAGTGGCTTTTCCCGTTTCTCGACATTTATCAATTGGGGGTTCGCCTCCGAGTTCAATCAGGCCCCAGCAAGTGTCAATCGAAACTCCATCCGGCTTCTGCAGGAGTGCTTGGATGGTTTATATCTCGAGGATAAGAACATTTTGGAGGTAGCCTGTGGCAGGGGGGGAGGCGTGCGAGAGCTCTGTCGAAGTTACGGTGTGAGAAGCGTTGTTGGCTTAGATCTGACCGAAGCCAATATTGCATTTTGCCAATTGACCAACCGTTTCCCAAATGCCTATTTTTGTGTTGGGGATGCCGAGAGGCTTCCTATCGGTTCGTCATGCTGTGATTTTGTCCTCAACATGGAAGCGTCTGATCTATATCCATCGATTAAGTCTTTTTATGACGAGGTCTTCCGGGTGCTGAAACCGGGCGGGACTTTCGTTTATGCGGACGATTTGCCAACCTGGAAGTTTGACGATGGTGAACGATATTTGCTTGAACTGGGCTTCGAGCTGCTTATATCACGCGATATCACGGGGGAAGTTTTGCTTTCAAGTGATCAAGTTCTAAAGAATCGCATAGCCGCTTTTGGTACTGAAGATCAGATGGATACTGCGATTTGGAAAACAATGGGTGTGCCAGGCACTTCCTTGTACGATGAAATGAAAAGCGGGGAACGCCAGTACAAGATCATGCATTTCCGAAAGCGGGCTCATCACAATGTATGA
- a CDS encoding ABC transporter ATP-binding protein: MTAIHVVQLAKNFTYYTKEVGMLHSIKNLFYRKSLTKEAVKNISFSIEEGEMVAFLGPNGAGKTTTLKMLSGILHPTNGELTVLGFKPYERNKEFKKQFAIVMGQKSQLWVDLPAAESILLNKYIYQVDDRHYKQTLNELIELLDVKHIMNVQVRRLSLGERMKMELLAALIHKPKLLFLDEPTIGLDIVTQKKVREFLKYYNEQHRTTIILTSHYMKDIEDLCKRTIIINDGRLVFDGDLKRIDDVLNDTKIIQLKFKQHVATGQLQLYGKVRQSDGFHATLEISKERISMASRDLLEHYPIEDITIEDIPIEEVVVSLYQRDDRVSG, encoded by the coding sequence TTGACAGCGATCCATGTGGTGCAGTTAGCTAAAAACTTCACCTATTACACCAAAGAGGTCGGAATGCTTCATTCCATTAAAAACCTCTTTTATCGGAAAAGTTTGACGAAGGAAGCGGTGAAAAATATCTCCTTTTCGATCGAAGAGGGGGAAATGGTTGCTTTCCTTGGGCCTAATGGGGCAGGCAAAACGACGACGCTAAAGATGCTCTCTGGCATCTTACATCCAACTAACGGCGAACTTACTGTACTGGGCTTCAAGCCTTATGAGCGAAATAAGGAATTCAAGAAGCAGTTCGCTATTGTAATGGGGCAGAAGAGCCAACTATGGGTTGACTTGCCTGCGGCGGAATCCATTTTGCTAAACAAATATATCTATCAGGTTGACGATCGGCATTACAAACAAACACTGAATGAACTCATCGAACTGTTGGACGTCAAGCACATTATGAATGTTCAGGTAAGGCGTTTATCGCTAGGTGAGCGTATGAAGATGGAGCTCCTTGCGGCGCTTATTCATAAACCGAAACTGCTTTTCCTGGATGAGCCGACGATCGGGCTCGATATTGTTACACAGAAAAAGGTGCGGGAGTTTTTGAAGTATTACAATGAACAGCATAGGACAACGATTATTTTGACAAGTCATTACATGAAGGACATCGAGGATCTGTGCAAGCGGACGATCATTATTAATGATGGCAGGCTCGTCTTCGACGGGGATCTGAAGCGAATCGACGATGTTTTGAACGACACGAAAATCATACAGTTAAAATTTAAGCAACACGTAGCGACTGGACAGCTGCAGTTGTACGGGAAGGTGCGTCAATCGGACGGATTTCATGCCACGCTGGAGATAAGTAAGGAGCGCATTAGCATGGCTTCCAGGGATTTGCTTGAACACTACCCGATTGAAGATATTACGATCGAAGATATTCCTATCGAGGAAGTCGTTGTATCCTTGTATCAGCGGGATGATCGGGTATCCGGATGA
- a CDS encoding radical SAM protein gives MQPKTSRKFDERVFNDLKRTIMNMSRVSRLRATDSRYAMEIPEDIGIKLNNGCNLRCKHCYEWNADGFHWDMSKEEQGKEIDVALVDKLLAFTHEKKSKVYLWGGEPLYHSKFDQIANLLERDQRTTTICTNAILLEEKLDSLLKIGEGLVVLASLEGFEAENDAIRGRGTYKKVVSAIERLLELQRQGIFKGRVSVSLTMNDLMIPKMFDFMKFFEELGVDSVYFVYPWYIAPESAQEMDNFFIKEFDWLDPIRQGSCSWNSFTYHISGEKVGALKEEVLRISEQTWGSRVRFMPALEQDEIEDFVTGVQRTGMKRKECLAISTRMDVLPSGNVTPCKFFPEMAVGNISDVDVKEVWKGENFAKHREVLACGLMPVCSRCGLLYHYGR, from the coding sequence ATGCAACCCAAAACGAGTCGGAAGTTTGATGAGCGTGTGTTTAACGATCTGAAGCGTACAATAATGAATATGTCCCGGGTCAGTCGGCTTCGAGCGACCGATAGTCGCTATGCGATGGAGATCCCGGAAGATATCGGGATCAAGCTGAACAACGGGTGCAACTTGCGTTGCAAGCATTGCTACGAGTGGAACGCGGACGGCTTTCACTGGGACATGTCCAAGGAGGAGCAAGGTAAAGAAATTGATGTCGCGTTGGTCGATAAGCTCCTTGCCTTCACCCATGAGAAGAAGTCGAAAGTTTATCTTTGGGGCGGAGAGCCGTTGTACCATAGCAAGTTCGATCAGATTGCGAATCTGCTGGAACGCGATCAGCGAACGACGACGATTTGTACAAACGCGATTCTTCTGGAGGAAAAGTTAGATTCACTGCTTAAGATCGGTGAGGGACTTGTCGTACTAGCCAGTCTGGAGGGATTCGAGGCTGAGAACGACGCGATTAGGGGCAGAGGAACCTACAAAAAGGTGGTTAGTGCCATAGAACGTCTGCTGGAGTTGCAGCGTCAGGGCATTTTCAAGGGCAGAGTATCCGTCAGCTTGACGATGAATGATCTCATGATTCCCAAAATGTTTGATTTTATGAAGTTTTTCGAGGAGCTGGGCGTGGATTCGGTCTACTTTGTATATCCGTGGTATATCGCACCTGAGTCTGCTCAGGAGATGGACAATTTCTTCATCAAAGAGTTTGACTGGCTGGATCCAATCCGTCAGGGTAGCTGCAGTTGGAATTCATTCACTTATCATATCTCCGGCGAGAAGGTGGGGGCACTCAAGGAGGAGGTTCTCCGCATCTCCGAGCAAACATGGGGAAGCCGGGTTCGATTTATGCCCGCATTGGAGCAAGACGAGATAGAGGATTTTGTCACTGGCGTGCAGAGGACCGGGATGAAGCGGAAGGAATGCTTGGCGATCTCCACCCGAATGGACGTATTGCCGAGCGGAAACGTCACTCCGTGCAAGTTCTTTCCTGAGATGGCGGTCGGCAACATTAGTGATGTGGATGTGAAGGAGGTTTGGAAGGGGGAAAATTTTGCCAAACACCGAGAGGTATTAGCTTGCGGACTGATGCCGGTCTGTTCCCGATGCGGGTTACTTTATCATTATGGCCGGTAA
- a CDS encoding ABC transporter permease has protein sequence MSAFPKYGRVFQLGVQSSLEYRFDFLFSLISAFFPILIQYYIWSAVYGRSESSEFFGYTYGQMVLYTITAAIVTKIVTTDIGQNVATEIKDGGLNKYLVQPVSFFALKLFTMLGQKIFFFSAMLCILLFTLVYLTGTYGIRIPLAHILLFMVSMVMSLLLNFLISYTLAAVAFILSEISYFFEMTGLFVIILSGGVFPIEVFGKTINKILDYLPFKYTIHFPANVINGRLSMDEAVQGIGMQFFWMIALLAFSRIVWRAGMKKYLGLGG, from the coding sequence ATGAGTGCCTTTCCCAAATACGGACGCGTGTTCCAGTTAGGCGTTCAGTCTTCACTCGAATATCGATTTGACTTTCTCTTTTCCTTGATCAGTGCATTCTTTCCGATTCTGATCCAATATTATATTTGGTCAGCGGTCTATGGAAGATCGGAATCGTCGGAATTTTTCGGATATACCTATGGCCAAATGGTTTTATACACGATAACGGCAGCCATCGTGACGAAAATTGTGACAACGGATATAGGTCAAAACGTGGCCACCGAGATCAAGGATGGTGGGTTGAATAAATATTTGGTTCAACCGGTCAGTTTTTTCGCTCTGAAGCTATTTACTATGCTGGGGCAAAAGATTTTCTTTTTTTCAGCCATGCTATGTATCTTGCTGTTTACACTCGTTTACTTGACCGGAACTTATGGTATACGGATTCCCTTGGCACATATTCTACTCTTTATGGTGTCAATGGTCATGTCTTTGTTGTTAAACTTTCTTATCTCTTATACGCTCGCGGCTGTTGCATTTATATTGTCTGAAATCTCCTATTTTTTTGAAATGACCGGCTTATTTGTCATCATTTTAAGTGGTGGTGTTTTTCCGATTGAGGTGTTTGGTAAGACCATAAATAAGATTTTAGACTACTTGCCATTCAAGTATACGATCCATTTTCCTGCGAATGTTATTAATGGCAGATTGTCAATGGACGAGGCAGTACAAGGAATCGGGATGCAGTTCTTCTGGATGATCGCGCTGCTTGCCTTTTCACGGATCGTATGGCGCGCCGGAATGAAGAAGTATCTCGGATTGGGGGGCTGA
- a CDS encoding ABC transporter permease produces MRGWLGTLRNYLMIYFLFIKNCFIAQMEYRTNFILGIAVEIAYLFAKLLYVVVVYETDLHIGSITPDGILMFVGTYTIMTGLYSGLFFPNFVRVSEYIRSGTLDLLMVKPISLQFLVSLRYIDLGMPIPNFIAGGTMVVISWNALNIPVTAWSLFSFLFYLGTALIITYCLMFIPALLSFWLVNTGGLAGIFYSIWDANNMPMPIYSRFIQRIGVYLLPFLVITNFAPMMVMNQLTPALAVWGAIVPIVLLVIVRFVWSRAIRNYNSASG; encoded by the coding sequence GTGAGAGGATGGCTGGGAACGCTTCGCAACTACCTAATGATTTACTTTTTGTTCATTAAGAACTGTTTTATTGCTCAAATGGAATACAGGACGAACTTCATACTCGGGATTGCTGTGGAAATCGCATACTTGTTTGCCAAGCTGCTTTACGTCGTAGTAGTCTATGAGACGGACTTGCATATCGGATCGATCACGCCTGATGGTATCTTGATGTTTGTCGGCACATACACGATTATGACCGGTCTTTATTCCGGGCTCTTTTTCCCTAATTTCGTCAGGGTATCCGAGTATATACGCAGCGGGACGTTGGATCTACTCATGGTTAAGCCAATTTCACTACAGTTTTTGGTTTCGCTTCGATACATCGATCTTGGGATGCCAATTCCGAATTTCATCGCGGGTGGAACGATGGTTGTGATCAGTTGGAATGCATTAAATATCCCGGTAACGGCATGGAGTTTATTCTCATTTTTGTTTTACTTGGGGACAGCGTTGATCATTACTTACTGTCTCATGTTCATCCCAGCCTTGTTATCCTTCTGGCTTGTTAATACGGGAGGGCTGGCGGGAATTTTCTATTCCATTTGGGACGCCAATAATATGCCAATGCCGATCTATTCACGTTTCATCCAACGAATCGGCGTGTATTTATTGCCTTTTCTCGTCATTACGAATTTTGCGCCTATGATGGTGATGAATCAGCTGACACCTGCTTTGGCGGTATGGGGCGCTATCGTACCAATTGTGCTCCTTGTAATCGTTCGCTTCGTTTGGAGTCGGGCAATACGTAATTATAACAGTGCAAGCGGCTAA
- a CDS encoding acyl carrier protein produces MFETLKNIIATVLEDDSLRETLTMESDLINDVELDSLQMITFILGVEDAFGVEIVYEDLDLACLRSIGAFMAFLKGMNQEVG; encoded by the coding sequence ATGTTTGAAACATTAAAAAATATCATTGCAACTGTGCTCGAGGATGACTCGCTTCGTGAAACTCTCACAATGGAGAGCGACCTGATTAACGACGTCGAGTTAGATTCCCTACAGATGATAACGTTTATTCTCGGAGTTGAAGATGCTTTTGGGGTGGAGATCGTTTACGAGGACCTGGACTTGGCTTGTCTGCGCTCAATCGGTGCCTTCATGGCATTCCTAAAAGGCATGAATCAAGAGGTCGGGTAG